One genomic region from Diachasmimorpha longicaudata isolate KC_UGA_2023 chromosome 18, iyDiaLong2, whole genome shotgun sequence encodes:
- the LOC135171043 gene encoding LOW QUALITY PROTEIN: rho GTPase-activating protein conundrum-like (The sequence of the model RefSeq protein was modified relative to this genomic sequence to represent the inferred CDS: inserted 3 bases in 2 codons): protein MRGPLLNFPNSSGGHLIKRMIHYFSISWGFRENIEKDRITQWVMSMGTLFGVSLSTLLLRDSQLTNEESNIPLVFQKLLTQLTRRGVKEEGILRVGGHKHNVEALCSELEMDFYSKPKETDKLFQRSPCHDLSAVLKKLLRDLPQPLLTVELIDTFYQXHGVKNPNGLSYALNLLVLLLPVEHRCTLKELLTFFKLAVENQSSNIISIHNVAMIVAPSLFPPRYIYPRDRTDLSAQVNLAAVCCQVTEAXSKLWDVPSNLIGQLRRPYEERYRKYRKK, encoded by the exons ATGCGGGGTCCTCTattaaatttcccaaattCCTCTGGTGGACATTTAATTAAACGCATGATCCACTATTTCTCCATAAGTTGGGGTTTTCGTGAAAAcatt GAAAAGGATAGGATTACTCAATGGGTAATGAGTATGGGTACTTTATTCGGTGTTTCACTGTCCACATTGCTACTTCGTGATAGTCAGTTGACAAATGAGGAGAGTAATATACCtcttgtttttcaaaaattactgACTCAATTGACGAGGCGTGGAGTTAAGGAGGAGGGTATCCTCAGGGTCGGTGGACATAAACACAACGTGGAGGCACTGTGCAGTGAGTTAGAGATGGACTTTTATAGTAAACCTAAGGAGACTGATAAGTTGTTTCAACGGAGTCCTTGTCATGATTTGTCAGCTGTGCTGAAAAAGTTGTTGAGGGATTTGCCACAACCCTTGTTGACAGTTGAACTTATTGATACTTTTTATCA TCATGGTGTCAAGAATCCCAATGGATTGTCGTACGCTTTGAATCTTCTGGTATTACTGCTACCAGTGGAACATCGCTGTACCCTCAAAGAATTACTAACGTTTTTCAAATTAGCCGTGGAGAATCAGAGCTCAAACATAATATCGATTCACAATGTTGCTATGATTGTTGCACCCTCGTTATTTCCCCCGCGATATATTTATCCGCGTGATCGTACTGATCTAAGTGCTCAGGTAAATTTGGCCGCTGTTTGTTGTCAGGTAACAGAGG TTTCTAAACTGTGGGATGTGCCTAGTAATTTAATCGGCCAGTTGCGTAGACCGTACGAGGAGCGTTATCGCaagtacagaaaaaaataa